In a genomic window of Nyctibius grandis isolate bNycGra1 chromosome 4, bNycGra1.pri, whole genome shotgun sequence:
- the XRCC3 gene encoding DNA repair protein XRCC3, translated as MPVLYQEMDWDQFDLNPKVIAALKKADIKSIKEILNLSGADLQRLMKLSSADIQCLLKTVSHTLRRNSMLTALQLYQDKDHLTSQHQKLSLGCPVLDNLLKGGIPLVGITELAGESSAGKTQISLQLCLCVQYPYKYGGLESGAVYICTEDVFPSKRLQQLIDQQHKLRADVPAEIIRKIKFGNSIFVEHAADLDTFHNCITKRISLLLTRGMVRLVVIDSIAALFRCEFGVSDSVMKARYLQTFGAQLHSLSTRFRTPIMCINQVTDAVSESEAAQCGCSVVDKRVSPALGITWANQLLMRLMVSRISQPEQSSGAAAHRTGSVRTLRVVFAPHLPPSSCYYAVKLEGVKGIK; from the exons ctgacataaaatcaataaaagagattttaaatctttctggAGCAGACTTGCAAAGATTGATGAAACTATCTAGTGCAGATATACAGTGCTTACTGAAAACAGTCTCTCACACGCTGAGGAGAAATAGTATGCTTACAG CACTTCAGCTCTACCAAGATAAAGATCATCTCACCTCCCAACACCAGAAGCTAAGCCTAGGATGTCCAGTACTAGATAACTTGTTAAAAGGTGGCATTCCTTTAGTGGGAATCACAGAACTTGCCGGGGAAAGTTCTGCTGGGAAGACTCAGATTAGTTTACAACTGTGCCTTTGTGTGCAGTATCCTTACAAATATGGTGGATTAGAGTCTG GAGCTGTCTACATTTGTACAGAAGATGTATTCCCAAGTAAACGTTTACAACAACTCATAGATCAACAACATAAGCTGCGTGCAGATGTTCCAGCTGAAATCATACGGAAGATCAAATttggaaacagtatttttgttgaGCATGCAGCAGACCTA GATACCTTTCACAACTGCATTACTAAAAGGATTTCCCTCCTGCTCACCAGAGGCATGGTGCGGTTGGTGGTCATAGACtctattgctgctttgtttcgATGCGAATTTGGAGTTTCAGATTCTGTTATGAAGGCTCGGTACCTGCAGACATTTGGAGCACAGCTTCACAGTTTAAGCACTAGATTCAGGACTCCAATAATGTGCATTAATCAG gTGACTGATGCAGTGAGCGAGTCTGAAGCTGCTCAGTGCGGTTGTAG TGTAGTGGATAAGAGAGTCTCTCCAGCACTTGGAATAACCTGGGCAAATCAGCTGCTGATGAGATTGATGGTCAGCCGAATATCTCAACCTGAACAATCATCTGGAGCTGCGGCACATCGCACTGGAAGTGTGAGGACTTTAAGAGTAGTTTTTGCTCCTCATCTCCCTCCATCCTCTTGCTACTATGCAGTAAAATTGGAAGGtgtaaaaggaataaaataa